The Methanobacterium lacus genome includes a region encoding these proteins:
- a CDS encoding DnaJ domain-containing protein codes for MLGFNTIYAGSGYDSSFYNVRNYTGTLRSEFSADHSIYRFSFSENSDKFIVSSSDLILYLYSINTGLIRSYDLNSIAINKYHIRCVDISPDGNYFLFTNVDKIYLMNLDLVIIDSWKVPNNDMPEEEGWEKREISGSVNRSEIIKNMAILNLDGNPDYSKIKKNFKSLVLKYHPDQNHDPQSEEKIKEIITAYEYLTKENAKGTLAEFGVDKYYYYKVMSQTKYEVPNTDLAFTLEIGIGSGIKEDWIYSTYLGLNGEELYLGCYSGKIYCLSIDGIVKRIYNCHDVVKSIKKRGFYLFIETNYYLFILKNDEYVNYIKIWKQGDLFWYNGGFLLKTSNELRLFSNNGDLISILTFKNRIYDLYITNKGLNVSTTNRTYEIFIDKMDEPIVDEVTIPCTYCGTKNLYYSIFCQECGKPIKLDLAPKNEDKLKRKSDIFCPYCKGNLETEPKRKKKCPHCKNFIYVRTSPSTRQKVLVTEDELKEIENEWRGISNRNSCLRNLEGYGISERSFKLRKNEISQQSNSEPDDVEVILSIYNDLIQNNNDLQTLKMINYQIALYLNSEGRNYLKIRQESSKAELLYYQSLGVEKVEIMTVGDQACENCKKLKNKIFRVSDALEIMPVPCKDCSFQLYNENYGFCRCYYSPRY; via the coding sequence TTGTTGGGATTTAACACAATATATGCTGGTAGTGGATATGATAGTTCTTTTTACAATGTTAGGAATTATACAGGAACTCTTAGATCAGAATTTTCAGCTGATCATTCAATATATCGATTTAGTTTTTCAGAAAATTCAGACAAGTTCATTGTAAGTTCAAGTGATTTAATTTTATATTTGTATTCTATTAATACAGGTTTAATCCGAAGTTATGACTTAAATTCGATTGCAATAAACAAATATCATATTAGATGTGTGGATATTTCACCCGATGGTAATTATTTCCTCTTTACTAACGTGGATAAAATTTATTTAATGAATTTAGATCTTGTAATTATTGATAGTTGGAAAGTTCCAAATAACGATATGCCAGAAGAAGAAGGTTGGGAAAAACGAGAAATTAGTGGTTCAGTTAATAGATCCGAGATTATTAAAAATATGGCTATACTTAACCTTGATGGGAATCCGGATTACAGTAAAATTAAGAAGAATTTTAAAAGTTTAGTGCTTAAATATCATCCAGATCAAAATCACGACCCTCAATCTGAAGAAAAAATAAAAGAGATCATAACTGCTTACGAATATCTTACCAAAGAAAACGCTAAAGGAACTTTAGCTGAGTTTGGGGTGGATAAATATTATTATTACAAAGTAATGAGTCAAACCAAATATGAAGTACCAAACACAGACTTGGCTTTTACTTTAGAGATTGGAATAGGAAGTGGAATTAAAGAAGATTGGATATATTCAACATATTTGGGTTTAAATGGCGAAGAATTATATTTGGGTTGTTATTCAGGAAAGATATATTGTTTATCCATAGACGGGATCGTTAAAAGAATATATAATTGTCATGATGTTGTTAAATCAATTAAAAAAAGAGGTTTTTACTTATTTATTGAAACAAATTATTATTTGTTCATACTTAAAAATGATGAATATGTTAATTATATAAAAATATGGAAACAAGGCGATTTGTTTTGGTATAATGGAGGATTTTTATTAAAAACATCAAATGAATTAAGGCTTTTTAGTAACAATGGTGATTTAATATCAATACTAACCTTCAAAAACAGGATTTATGATTTGTATATTACAAATAAAGGTTTGAATGTTTCAACAACTAATAGAACCTATGAAATATTTATAGATAAAATGGATGAGCCTATAGTTGATGAGGTCACTATTCCATGTACATATTGTGGAACTAAAAATTTATATTACTCAATTTTTTGTCAAGAATGTGGTAAGCCAATTAAACTTGATCTAGCACCTAAAAATGAGGATAAACTTAAACGAAAATCTGATATTTTTTGTCCATATTGTAAGGGGAATTTAGAAACTGAACCGAAAAGAAAGAAAAAATGTCCACATTGTAAAAATTTTATTTATGTTCGTACTTCTCCATCAACACGCCAAAAAGTGTTAGTAACTGAAGATGAATTAAAGGAAATAGAAAATGAATGGCGTGGTATTTCTAATAGAAATAGCTGTTTAAGGAATCTTGAAGGTTATGGAATTAGTGAAAGAAGTTTTAAATTACGTAAAAATGAAATTTCTCAACAATCTAACTCTGAACCAGATGATGTAGAAGTGATATTATCAATTTATAATGATTTAATTCAGAATAATAATGATTTGCAAACATTAAAAATGATAAATTATCAGATTGCATTATATCTAAATTCTGAAGGAAGAAACTATCTTAAAATTCGTCAAGAATCTTCAAAAGCAGAATTGTTATATTATCAAAGTTTAGGAGTTGAAAAAGTTGAAATAATGACAGTTGGTGATCAAGCATGTGAAAATTGTAAAAAACTCAAAAATAAGATATTTAGAGTTAGCGATGCGCTTGAAATTATGCCTGTACCTTGTAAAGATTGTTCATTCCAATTATATAATGAAAATTATGGTTTCTGTAGATGTTACTATTCACCAAGGTATTGA
- a CDS encoding SHOCT domain-containing protein gives MKQNVDKKFNEHKKIMMKKQSGSFKRQFNLQIRETSMGTFGHDRANFNGAVVQVAEDKLIITKKGTFTGRDRGNITLRYLDMISLDEDRGWVLTTVQIRMDGNHTVNLRSNKEEMRNFFTVLKQAVDTCKKCERTKETKAHQIINESKINSNTMSEDPIDKLVKLAKLLDDGLIDENEFANLKANVLKKN, from the coding sequence ATGAAACAAAATGTTGACAAAAAATTCAACGAACACAAAAAAATTATGATGAAAAAACAAAGTGGTAGTTTTAAAAGGCAATTTAATTTACAAATCCGTGAAACTTCTATGGGAACTTTTGGTCATGATAGAGCAAATTTTAATGGTGCAGTAGTTCAAGTAGCTGAGGATAAATTAATCATAACTAAAAAAGGGACATTTACGGGTCGTGATCGAGGTAATATAACTTTAAGATACTTAGATATGATATCATTAGACGAAGATCGTGGATGGGTTTTAACAACTGTACAAATCAGAATGGATGGTAATCATACAGTTAATCTTCGATCTAATAAAGAAGAGATGAGAAACTTCTTCACGGTTTTGAAACAAGCCGTAGATACTTGTAAGAAATGTGAGCGGACAAAAGAAACAAAAGCACATCAAATTATTAACGAATCAAAAATAAATAGTAACACTATGTCAGAAGATCCAATTGACAAATTAGTTAAACTTGCTAAATTGTTGGATGATGGATTGATTGATGAGAATGAGTTTGCTAATTTGAAAGCTAATGTTTTGAAAAAAAACTAG
- a CDS encoding DUF4041 domain-containing protein yields MNIREDKGLILIIIGILLSITIIGIFFGIPLIIIGTYYLNKKVNQRENEINEELIAKKTELTNIDAILEEKEREKVKEIDEKLEGKKKELAYIDVKLEAMELQREKEMNAKMKEKKSQLVILDNELKEKKKGLILVDDELEMQEIGLYQPKYDFLTAILYKEKWDAIRKKQKALVKDKMAAICSTEWTIDNSKQKGKAFTNANLKQILKNFNLECDMIISKVKLSNRENSVKRINRAYDILNKLNERNRVNITPQYLDFKLQELDIAIEYELKKQEEKELLREAREQEKEERKIQKQLDAQEKKIKEQKKSLENDINTIGAELRESKSDEEKERLKLKIKELELALAKSNEDIDQIADRRKRTGAGYVYILSNIGSFGENVYKIGVTRRDEPQDRVRELSNASVPFKFDSHVFIFNKEAFELEKELHKRFDSKRVNKVNSRKEFFNITLDDVKKIVEENKELVHSFNVKPEAQEYYDTLKIDKITNTSL; encoded by the coding sequence ATGAATATCAGAGAAGATAAGGGATTAATACTAATAATAATAGGCATACTCCTGTCTATAACAATAATTGGAATCTTTTTTGGGATTCCTTTGATAATAATTGGAACATATTATTTAAATAAAAAGGTCAATCAAAGAGAAAATGAGATAAATGAAGAATTGATAGCTAAAAAAACGGAATTAACCAATATAGATGCCATTTTGGAAGAAAAAGAAAGGGAAAAAGTCAAAGAAATTGATGAAAAACTAGAAGGTAAAAAAAAGGAATTAGCATATATAGACGTCAAATTGGAGGCTATGGAATTACAAAGGGAAAAAGAAATGAACGCTAAAATGAAAGAAAAAAAATCTCAATTAGTTATTTTAGATAATGAATTAAAAGAGAAAAAGAAAGGACTGATATTAGTAGATGATGAACTTGAAATGCAAGAAATAGGCTTATATCAACCAAAATATGATTTTTTAACAGCAATACTATATAAAGAAAAATGGGATGCTATCAGGAAGAAACAAAAAGCATTGGTAAAGGATAAAATGGCAGCAATTTGTTCAACTGAATGGACAATTGATAATAGTAAGCAAAAAGGGAAAGCATTTACCAATGCTAATCTAAAACAAATTCTTAAAAATTTTAATTTAGAATGTGATATGATAATAAGCAAAGTGAAACTTTCAAACAGGGAAAATTCAGTTAAAAGAATAAACCGAGCTTATGATATTTTAAATAAATTAAATGAACGAAATCGTGTTAATATTACTCCACAGTATTTAGATTTTAAACTACAAGAACTTGATATAGCCATAGAATATGAACTTAAGAAGCAAGAAGAAAAGGAACTATTGAGAGAAGCAAGAGAACAGGAAAAAGAAGAACGAAAAATACAAAAGCAGTTAGATGCTCAAGAGAAAAAGATTAAAGAGCAAAAAAAGAGTTTGGAAAACGATATAAACACAATAGGCGCAGAATTAAGAGAAAGTAAATCTGATGAAGAAAAAGAAAGACTAAAACTAAAAATCAAAGAATTAGAATTAGCTTTAGCAAAAAGTAACGAAGATATTGATCAGATTGCAGATAGAAGAAAGCGAACAGGTGCAGGATATGTGTACATTTTATCAAATATTGGTTCATTCGGAGAAAACGTGTATAAAATTGGGGTTACAAGAAGAGATGAACCTCAAGATAGAGTAAGGGAATTATCAAACGCATCTGTTCCATTTAAATTCGATAGCCATGTATTTATTTTTAATAAAGAAGCTTTTGAGTTAGAAAAGGAATTACACAAACGATTTGACAGTAAAAGAGTGAATAAAGTAAATAGTAGAAAAGAATTTTTCAATATTACATTGGATGATGTGAAGAAAATTGTTGAAGAAAACAAAGAATTAGTGCATAGTTTTAATGTCAAACCTGAGGCACAGGAGTACTATGATACTTTGAAAATTGATAAAATAACTAACACATCATTATAA
- a CDS encoding alpha/beta fold hydrolase: protein MNTHKKSSYVLVHGGNMSTETWNKLAEIKVCTPDGKMGGKVWNTIKPLIEENDHLVFAPTLLDEHSSTLTEHIDQIKRLILKNNLEYVVLVGHSYGGMIITGVAAEMPDRIRSMVYIDAAVPDPGQSLFDIIASGGCDPLSFNGLEPAAPYIEKLDFDALKIKNIPKTYILCTESIFADATKVATEKIASNREGWTYYELKSSHIPMATMPKQLLQLILKPES from the coding sequence ATGAATACTCATAAAAAGAGCAGTTATGTTCTTGTCCATGGGGGCAACATGTCCACTGAGACCTGGAACAAACTTGCTGAAATAAAGGTTTGTACTCCTGATGGTAAAATGGGAGGTAAAGTGTGGAACACTATAAAACCATTAATTGAAGAGAATGATCACTTGGTTTTTGCTCCAACTCTTTTAGATGAACACAGCAGCACACTTACAGAACATATCGACCAAATTAAAAGATTAATTTTAAAAAATAATCTGGAGTATGTAGTCTTAGTTGGACACAGTTACGGCGGTATGATTATTACAGGAGTAGCTGCAGAAATGCCAGATAGAATTAGGAGTATGGTATATATAGATGCCGCAGTGCCCGATCCTGGACAGTCCCTTTTTGATATTATAGCTTCAGGTGGTTGTGACCCACTGTCTTTCAACGGACTAGAACCAGCTGCACCTTACATCGAAAAACTGGATTTTGATGCTTTAAAAATAAAAAACATACCGAAAACTTATATTCTCTGTACAGAAAGCATATTTGCCGATGCAACTAAAGTCGCAACTGAAAAAATTGCATCCAATAGGGAAGGATGGACCTATTATGAATTAAAATCATCACACATACCAATGGCAACAATGCCAAAACAATTACTGCAATTAATATTGAAACCAGAATCTTAG
- a CDS encoding right-handed parallel beta-helix repeat-containing protein: protein MQCGKIIFLLFFLSLTLISGLSMVSAASNTVYVNTTGSDISGTGTIIHPYHTIKKGITNLKDKGTLCIANGTYSGIGNTKITINKNVTVIGRSQTKTIINGQKINWIFFINPGCNVYIKNLKITNGNITTTGGAIYNKGNLTVTCSTFTGNTANQIGGAIWNDAGNLTLKSTTFTGNTAYQGGGAMGYNGGTVKVTDSTFKHNTAEIGGAIFGGGNLTVTCSTFIYNSAYQKDYGNGGAICTGGGLTKVSGSTFYNNTSYNGGAISSYGLTVTGSIFKGNTAGQFGGAIINQGRNLTVIGSTFKNNSAILGGGGICSGAAPLTYVKDSTFTNNTAQSRSGGAIFDFGNTITVKGSTFKDNTAPNGGAISTDNGYGLIILNVTNSTFTNNNATGSGGAICNSNMGTLNVTCSTFTGNKAQSGGAIYTAHGCTVYLTSSTFTNNSATKYGGAIYNEYGTYWGYGAVNTVFNRFYNNTADIGGNAIYTNGNKNFIADNNWWGSNNPDFLSLTNGTVTPTKWLVLTFNTSMPLTSSGSVLTADLTWNNLNQQTTGGYIANGTPVIFSMLSGQGSVNPTNTTTQNGIAKSTYTATIFETIATVNVNVDDETLSQDITVN from the coding sequence ATGCAATGTGGGAAGATAATATTTCTTTTGTTTTTTCTTAGTTTAACCTTAATATCTGGATTGTCCATGGTCAGTGCTGCAAGTAACACTGTATATGTGAATACAACGGGAAGTGACATATCAGGTACTGGTACCATAATCCATCCATATCACACCATTAAAAAGGGAATAACTAATCTTAAAGATAAAGGAACATTATGCATCGCAAATGGAACGTACAGTGGTATTGGAAATACTAAAATCACAATAAACAAGAACGTTACTGTTATTGGTAGAAGCCAAACCAAAACCATTATCAATGGACAGAAAATCAACTGGATATTCTTTATTAACCCTGGATGCAATGTCTATATAAAAAATTTAAAAATAACCAATGGAAATATAACAACGACGGGTGGGGCCATCTACAATAAAGGTAATTTAACTGTGACGTGTTCAACATTCACAGGCAACACTGCAAATCAAATTGGTGGGGCCATATGGAATGATGCAGGTAATTTAACATTGAAGAGTACAACGTTTACAGGTAACACCGCATATCAAGGTGGTGGTGCCATGGGCTATAATGGTGGTACTGTAAAGGTGACAGATTCCACGTTTAAGCACAACACCGCAGAGATTGGTGGAGCCATCTTTGGTGGGGGTAATTTAACTGTGACCTGTTCCACATTCATATACAACAGTGCATATCAAAAGGATTATGGTAATGGAGGGGCTATCTGTACTGGTGGTGGTTTAACAAAAGTGAGTGGTTCCACTTTTTACAACAACACATCATATAATGGTGGGGCCATCAGTAGTTACGGTTTAACTGTGACTGGTTCTATATTCAAAGGCAACACCGCAGGACAGTTTGGAGGAGCTATCATCAACCAGGGTCGTAATTTAACTGTGATTGGTTCTACATTCAAAAATAACAGCGCAATACTGGGTGGAGGGGGTATCTGTAGTGGGGCGGCTCCTTTAACATATGTGAAAGATTCCACATTTACAAATAACACTGCACAATCTCGTAGTGGTGGGGCCATCTTTGATTTTGGTAATACTATAACTGTGAAGGGTTCCACATTCAAAGACAACACAGCACCAAATGGCGGAGCCATAAGCACTGATAATGGATATGGACTTATTATTTTAAATGTTACAAATTCCACATTCACAAATAACAACGCAACAGGTAGTGGTGGAGCTATCTGCAACAGTAATATGGGTACTTTAAATGTGACTTGTTCCACATTCACAGGCAACAAAGCACAGAGTGGCGGGGCCATCTACACTGCACATGGTTGTACAGTATATTTGACAAGTTCCACATTCACAAATAACAGTGCAACAAAGTATGGCGGTGCTATCTACAATGAATATGGTACCTACTGGGGATATGGTGCCGTTAATACAGTTTTTAATAGGTTTTATAACAACACTGCAGATATTGGTGGGAATGCTATTTACACGAATGGTAACAAAAATTTTATTGCTGATAATAATTGGTGGGGTTCCAATAATCCTGACTTTTTATCTCTTACAAATGGTACTGTGACTCCTACAAAGTGGTTGGTGCTCACTTTCAATACAAGTATGCCACTAACTTCTTCAGGGTCTGTTTTAACTGCAGATTTAACCTGGAATAACTTAAACCAACAAACCACTGGAGGATATATAGCAAACGGTACACCTGTAATTTTCAGCATGTTAAGCGGACAGGGAAGTGTAAATCCCACCAACACCACAACACAAAATGGTATTGCAAAATCAACCTATACCGCCACAATATTTGAAACTATTGCTACGGTTAATGTCAATGTAGATGACGAAACATTAAGCCAGGACATAACAGTGAATTAG
- a CDS encoding NAD(P)H-dependent oxidoreductase produces the protein MKVLGLVGSPREGGNTEIMVKEILEGSSEIGAETKIYDLNKRCEII, from the coding sequence TTGAAAGTTTTAGGATTGGTTGGAAGTCCGAGAGAAGGTGGAAATACTGAGATCATGGTTAAAGAAATATTGGAAGGATCTTCTGAAATAGGAGCAGAAACCAAGATTTATGATCTGAACAAACGATGCGAAATTATTTAG
- a CDS encoding ArsR/SmtB family transcription factor — MKETVLWLLTGSRGGKNRVRIINLIYKKPLNAYRISEELNLNYNTVNYHLKILKEHKLLYCNKNVKYGALYFVTDNMNSCRETFDEILENLNLEE; from the coding sequence TTGAAAGAAACTGTGTTGTGGTTGTTAACTGGAAGTAGGGGAGGAAAAAATAGGGTTAGAATTATTAATTTAATATATAAAAAACCTCTTAATGCCTACAGAATTTCAGAAGAGCTAAATTTAAACTACAACACTGTTAACTATCATCTAAAAATATTAAAGGAACACAAGCTGCTCTATTGTAATAAAAATGTGAAATATGGTGCACTATACTTTGTTACAGATAATATGAACTCTTGTCGTGAAACGTTTGATGAAATATTGGAAAATTTAAATTTAGAGGAATAA
- a CDS encoding ABC transporter ATP-binding protein yields MNNIITIKDLNKTYDKGRTHALKDINMDIKKGISISITGPSGSGKSSLLNMIGTLDTPDNGQVIIDGQDTSKIKHINVFRRSKVGFVFQLHNLIPTISARENIEMAMYGTGLSPETMKTRALDLLKMVDMENLAVQKPNILSGGERQRVAVARALANDPPIILADEPTGSLDTKNGELILNLLQHHQREMGATLIIVTHDPKIAQQTDESIEIVDGKIDLGTE; encoded by the coding sequence ATGAATAACATAATCACCATCAAAGATTTAAACAAGACCTACGATAAAGGCAGGACACATGCCTTAAAAGATATAAATATGGACATAAAGAAGGGTATTTCAATTTCAATAACAGGTCCCTCAGGTTCAGGAAAATCATCGCTTTTGAACATGATAGGAACTTTAGACACGCCAGACAACGGACAAGTAATAATAGATGGACAGGACACATCAAAAATAAAACATATAAATGTGTTTAGACGCAGCAAAGTAGGATTTGTCTTCCAACTACATAATTTAATACCCACCATCAGTGCCAGGGAAAACATTGAGATGGCCATGTACGGCACGGGTTTGTCCCCTGAAACCATGAAAACAAGGGCATTAGATCTCTTAAAAATGGTGGACATGGAAAATTTAGCCGTTCAAAAGCCGAATATTTTATCAGGTGGTGAAAGACAACGTGTAGCTGTTGCAAGAGCACTTGCAAACGATCCTCCAATTATACTGGCAGACGAACCCACAGGATCCCTGGACACTAAAAACGGAGAACTTATCCTCAACCTGCTCCAGCACCATCAAAGGGAAATGGGAGCCACACTCATAATTGTAACACACGACCCAAAAATAGCCCAACAAACAGATGAATCCATAGAGATAGTAGATGGAAAAATAGATCTAGGTACAGAATAA
- a CDS encoding ABC transporter permease encodes MSFLSFAAKNPFRTKLRTIFIVILLVLGVIAVTASVGVSVYSTKLFGEMFNSGGADLSVLSDGYLSTGDLNNLTGIKDVQSAVGVSGYVISDNQNNTYNLNGFYGSNLLNNTDIPGIGHINLISGDWDNSSTGIILTEKTANRTNKKVGDTFYVSTLSSNQISNMNGTNPTVQVTNRTLNSDFKVVGIIKDTGNIDGIVQIQEANNLLFNSTDLKFNSIYLKTNNGKLDEVETSINSTYPQYHVVVGDALINSIKSFLFYLTSFFIGLGAIIMMIATLKSVSERTREIGVLKAIGWSNRRVMGMIMVESVVQLILAWIAAAVIMAILLVVLAPQFNVNIADLIRDNLSVALYTVLLSFGASLLMPVLGCLIPMIRVLRLNPTEALKYE; translated from the coding sequence ATGAGTTTTTTGTCATTTGCAGCTAAAAATCCTTTTAGAACAAAATTAAGAACTATTTTCATCGTAATTTTGTTAGTTTTGGGTGTGATAGCCGTAACAGCGAGTGTGGGTGTTTCAGTTTACAGCACAAAATTATTCGGTGAAATGTTCAACAGCGGAGGTGCAGATCTAAGTGTATTGAGTGATGGATACTTATCCACAGGGGATCTGAACAATCTAACCGGAATTAAAGATGTTCAAAGTGCCGTGGGTGTTTCAGGTTATGTAATTTCAGATAACCAAAACAACACATATAATTTAAACGGGTTTTATGGATCTAATCTACTTAACAACACGGATATTCCTGGAATTGGACATATTAACCTCATAAGTGGAGATTGGGATAACAGTTCCACAGGAATCATATTAACAGAAAAAACAGCCAACAGAACTAATAAAAAAGTAGGGGACACATTTTATGTTTCCACACTATCCTCAAACCAGATTTCAAACATGAATGGAACAAATCCTACGGTCCAGGTCACCAACCGAACCCTAAACTCAGATTTTAAAGTTGTGGGAATAATTAAGGACACAGGAAATATCGATGGAATTGTGCAGATACAAGAAGCCAACAACCTGTTATTCAATTCAACAGATTTAAAATTCAATTCAATATATCTTAAAACGAACAACGGCAAATTAGATGAAGTAGAAACAAGTATTAACAGTACTTACCCACAGTACCATGTTGTTGTTGGAGATGCATTGATAAACAGCATAAAAAGCTTTTTATTCTACTTAACCAGCTTCTTCATAGGATTGGGTGCAATTATAATGATGATTGCTACTTTAAAATCTGTGAGCGAACGTACCAGAGAAATTGGTGTGTTAAAGGCTATAGGCTGGTCAAACAGAAGGGTTATGGGAATGATCATGGTAGAATCAGTTGTACAGCTCATTCTAGCATGGATAGCTGCAGCAGTTATCATGGCCATCTTACTGGTGGTACTGGCCCCACAGTTCAACGTGAACATAGCTGATCTGATCAGGGACAACCTGTCAGTTGCCCTCTACACAGTACTACTCAGTTTCGGAGCATCATTACTCATGCCTGTTTTAGGATGCTTAATACCAATGATCCGTGTGCTACGTTTAAATCCAACGGAGGCTCTAAAGTATGAATAA
- a CDS encoding DUF2769 domain-containing protein — MTIVDYDKKNLERCLCVKCPVQMESVCANERKLGVLDLLKNLKENDLMPEPTHIAGLYCSIGKSTCADIDTDQECQCAKCPVFKEYSLKTGYYCKLGKEEDILKNDVL, encoded by the coding sequence ATGACCATAGTTGATTACGATAAAAAAAATCTGGAAAGATGCTTGTGTGTAAAATGTCCTGTTCAGATGGAAAGTGTATGTGCAAACGAAAGAAAATTAGGCGTGTTAGATTTGCTTAAAAATTTGAAAGAAAATGATTTGATGCCCGAACCCACGCATATTGCAGGATTATACTGTTCAATTGGAAAATCCACCTGTGCAGATATAGACACAGATCAAGAGTGTCAGTGTGCTAAATGTCCAGTCTTTAAAGAATACTCACTTAAAACTGGTTACTACTGTAAGTTAGGTAAAGAAGAAGATATTTTAAAAAATGATGTATTGTAG
- a CDS encoding MBL fold metallo-hydrolase produces the protein MKIADKIEMLEVPMKLMGTHGTIYPTVIWDDEHVVHIDAGISDSKSLIKDEMDKAGVPFDKIDTILVTHQDIDHICGINCIVDELGDVKVLAHSEEKSYIQGEKPILRFKNSNIKERIKMLPEDEQQKVLDMVENTSVKVDGELSDGDKLDYGGGIVVIHTPGHTPGHICLYHEESKSLIVGDALNIEGNELVVTHRDAMSKKELIIINGWLEKLGEFDIENVIAYHTGLFKNDPNQMLKELSNSI, from the coding sequence ATGAAAATAGCAGATAAGATTGAAATGTTAGAAGTACCCATGAAACTTATGGGAACACATGGAACCATATACCCTACAGTTATCTGGGATGATGAACATGTAGTCCATATCGATGCAGGAATATCAGACAGTAAGTCTTTAATTAAAGATGAAATGGATAAAGCAGGTGTGCCATTCGATAAGATAGATACAATATTGGTCACACATCAGGACATTGACCATATATGTGGGATTAACTGCATAGTGGATGAACTGGGTGATGTTAAGGTTCTGGCCCACAGTGAAGAAAAATCTTACATCCAGGGTGAAAAACCGATTTTGAGGTTTAAGAATTCTAATATCAAGGAACGTATAAAGATGTTACCTGAGGATGAACAACAAAAGGTTTTGGACATGGTTGAAAACACCTCTGTAAAGGTGGATGGGGAATTATCTGATGGTGACAAACTGGATTATGGTGGGGGAATTGTAGTTATCCACACTCCAGGACATACACCCGGACACATCTGTCTCTACCATGAAGAATCTAAAAGTCTTATTGTTGGAGATGCCCTAAATATTGAGGGTAATGAGCTTGTTGTAACACATAGAGATGCTATGAGTAAAAAGGAACTTATAATAATTAATGGTTGGCTTGAAAAGCTTGGTGAATTTGATATAGAAAATGTGATAGCGTATCATACGGGTTTGTTTAAAAATGATCCAAACCAGATGTTAAAGGAGTTATCAAACAGCATATAA